The following proteins are encoded in a genomic region of Bacillus mesophilus:
- a CDS encoding FdhF/YdeP family oxidoreductase, producing the protein MGETKHQGPIKATKALQPKHWVSPIPFGFGKVKPQHFRDTMKIAWDNKDNLGYATRIVTQGVCDGCALGVSGLYDQTLKGPHMCTTRLNVLRLNTMPALKEEIVHADIDELRKYSSTELRKLGRIPYPLIRRKGERKFSRLTWDEAMDIIANKMKELDPKQYAFYLTSRGITNESYYVAGKVSRFLGANNIDNASRICHSPSKTALKRSIGVGASTANYQDWFGTDVLLFWGSVASNASPVSTKYMLEAKKRGTKIIVVNPYAEPAMDEYWIPSNMESALFGTKIADDFYKVNIGGDIAFMHGIMKHWFEMEEKQHGSAINHDFVNKHVNGYEELKATVQDQEWDEIIKSSGISRERIAELAELLAKSKNAVFAWALGLTMHSFATDNISQVANLALLRGYLGRKNSGLMPFRGHSSVQGAGEMGADPFVLPGGDFEPKNIERMEKLWGFEIEKWQGDIVGVTLENIMLPEDSERKIKMYYLSGGNFLETMPDPNFVEEALSELDIRVHQDIIFNTSTLVDAKEAVIVLPAKTRYEQEGGGTSTSTERMVYFSPEIEGNKNEIKEARAEWKIYIDLAKRVKPETAHLVDFKDAQEIRDEIAKANPNYDGIQHLKKQGDVFQWGGAWLCEGGVCPTPDGKGNLIGVEIPDLNKKDGQFVVTSRRGKQFNSMVYKEVDPFNGAGRYDVLMNAEDARNLSIAEGEGIVVYNGFGVFQGKAKFVDIAKGNLEVHFPEGNFLLPRGRYEKYAGIPDYNITVTVEKADRYNARKDSQYLEKRIDDLEVDAPA; encoded by the coding sequence ATGGGGGAAACAAAACACCAAGGACCTATAAAGGCAACTAAAGCACTACAGCCTAAGCACTGGGTGAGTCCAATACCATTTGGTTTCGGAAAGGTGAAACCTCAACACTTTCGCGATACAATGAAGATCGCTTGGGATAATAAAGATAATCTTGGTTATGCAACACGTATTGTTACACAAGGGGTTTGTGATGGTTGTGCTTTAGGTGTGTCGGGTCTTTATGATCAAACACTTAAAGGACCTCATATGTGTACAACTAGATTAAATGTACTGCGTTTAAATACGATGCCTGCTTTAAAGGAAGAAATTGTTCACGCCGACATTGATGAATTACGCAAATATAGTAGTACAGAATTAAGAAAGCTTGGCCGTATACCATATCCATTAATCCGTCGTAAAGGGGAGAGAAAGTTCTCACGTCTTACTTGGGATGAAGCAATGGATATTATTGCAAACAAAATGAAGGAATTAGATCCAAAGCAATATGCTTTTTACTTAACATCTAGAGGAATCACAAACGAATCCTATTATGTGGCAGGGAAAGTTTCGAGATTCTTAGGTGCAAACAACATTGACAATGCTTCACGTATTTGTCACTCACCTAGTAAAACAGCACTAAAAAGATCAATTGGTGTGGGTGCTTCTACTGCTAATTATCAAGATTGGTTTGGTACAGATGTGCTACTATTCTGGGGAAGTGTTGCTTCTAATGCATCACCAGTTTCCACAAAATATATGCTAGAAGCAAAAAAACGAGGAACGAAAATCATCGTGGTTAATCCCTACGCAGAGCCTGCAATGGATGAATACTGGATTCCATCAAACATGGAATCAGCTTTATTTGGTACCAAAATTGCTGACGATTTCTATAAAGTTAACATTGGTGGAGATATTGCGTTCATGCATGGGATCATGAAGCACTGGTTTGAGATGGAAGAAAAACAGCATGGTTCGGCAATTAATCATGACTTTGTAAATAAGCATGTAAACGGATATGAAGAACTTAAAGCAACTGTTCAAGATCAAGAATGGGATGAAATTATTAAGTCATCAGGTATTTCTAGAGAAAGAATTGCAGAATTAGCCGAGCTGTTAGCAAAGAGTAAAAATGCTGTTTTTGCTTGGGCTCTTGGGTTAACTATGCACTCTTTTGCAACAGATAATATTTCTCAGGTGGCAAATCTTGCTTTATTACGTGGTTATTTAGGACGTAAAAACAGTGGGTTAATGCCTTTCCGTGGACACTCTTCTGTACAAGGTGCAGGGGAAATGGGGGCGGATCCATTTGTTCTTCCAGGTGGTGACTTTGAACCTAAAAATATCGAGCGAATGGAAAAGCTTTGGGGCTTTGAGATTGAGAAATGGCAAGGTGATATTGTTGGGGTTACACTTGAAAATATCATGTTACCAGAGGATAGTGAACGTAAAATTAAAATGTACTATCTTTCAGGTGGAAACTTCCTTGAAACAATGCCAGATCCGAATTTCGTTGAAGAGGCGTTGTCTGAACTAGATATTCGTGTACACCAAGATATTATTTTTAACACTTCTACACTTGTTGACGCAAAGGAAGCTGTTATTGTCCTTCCTGCTAAAACTCGTTACGAGCAAGAGGGTGGTGGTACCTCAACTTCAACTGAACGTATGGTTTACTTCTCACCTGAGATAGAAGGAAACAAAAATGAGATTAAAGAAGCGCGTGCGGAATGGAAGATATACATTGATCTTGCAAAGCGTGTGAAGCCAGAAACTGCTCATTTAGTAGATTTCAAAGATGCCCAAGAGATTCGTGATGAAATCGCAAAAGCAAATCCAAATTATGATGGAATTCAACACTTGAAAAAGCAAGGTGACGTATTCCAATGGGGTGGAGCATGGTTATGTGAAGGTGGCGTATGTCCTACTCCAGATGGTAAAGGGAACCTCATCGGGGTTGAAATTCCAGATCTAAATAAGAAAGATGGACAATTTGTTGTCACCTCACGTCGAGGTAAGCAGTTTAACTCGATGGTATATAAGGAAGTAGATCCATTTAATGGAGCAGGGCGTTATGATGTTCTTATGAACGCTGAAGATGCTCGTAACTTAAGTATTGCTGAAGGAGAAGGAATTGTTGTCTATAATGGGTTTGGCGTTTTCCAAGGAAAAGCTAAATTTGTAGATATCGCAAAAGGCAATCTTGAGGTGCATTTCCCTGAAGGAAACTTCCTACTACCAAGAGGGAGATATGAAAAATACGCAGGAATCCCAGATTATAATATTACAGTCACTGTAGAAAAAGCTGATCGCTACAATGCTCGAAAAGATTCACAATATCTCGAAAAGCGAATTGATGATTTAGAAGTAGATGCACCCGCTTAA
- a CDS encoding ATP-binding protein produces MKINKKNIPIIYILIGIIWISSTGFALKNLDLSVESIFLLENFKGLFFVLVTALLLSKLIKKEKDVREITEEKEKLQMLIDCMPDAVVFKDGEGKWQQVNKYLLELFEIEDVDWKGKTDVEIAKHADFYHDALLYCVDSDEETWKAGSITRCLEFVPMKNGKFKTFDTIKIPSYFPDGTRKSLVVIGRDITDLKNAEEMLRQSEKLSVVGELAAGIAHEIRNPLTSIKGFLQLSNEGTINLSEYDDFLLGEIDRISEIVTELLLLAKPQKTDFEVCNLNSIVEEVATLMKSEALYKDVEINVHLSKSPFIMGHFSQLKQVFINILKNGMDAIGTKGIINISLIQENEEFVVVSFEDTGCGISKERLKRIGEPFYSVKEKGIGLGMTVSFRIVEAHKGKINIQSEVNKGTTVAVMLPIEKHIT; encoded by the coding sequence TTGAAAATTAATAAAAAAAACATACCCATTATATATATATTAATAGGAATAATCTGGATTTCTAGTACTGGTTTTGCACTTAAAAACTTGGATCTGTCTGTAGAATCTATTTTTCTACTTGAAAACTTTAAAGGTTTATTTTTTGTGTTGGTTACAGCTTTATTATTATCTAAATTGATAAAAAAAGAAAAAGATGTAAGAGAAATTACTGAAGAAAAAGAAAAACTTCAAATGTTAATAGATTGTATGCCAGATGCTGTCGTATTTAAAGATGGAGAAGGGAAATGGCAACAAGTAAACAAGTATTTACTTGAACTTTTCGAAATTGAAGATGTTGATTGGAAAGGTAAAACGGACGTAGAAATAGCAAAACATGCAGACTTTTATCACGATGCTTTACTATATTGCGTTGATTCAGATGAAGAAACTTGGAAAGCGGGTTCAATCACAAGGTGTTTAGAGTTTGTTCCAATGAAAAACGGGAAGTTCAAAACTTTTGATACGATTAAAATTCCTAGCTATTTTCCAGATGGAACTAGAAAAAGCCTAGTGGTAATAGGAAGAGATATTACTGATCTGAAAAATGCTGAAGAAATGCTTCGACAATCTGAAAAACTATCGGTAGTAGGAGAACTAGCAGCTGGTATTGCACATGAAATTAGGAATCCGTTAACTTCCATTAAAGGATTTCTACAATTGTCTAACGAAGGAACGATTAACCTTTCCGAATACGATGATTTTTTATTAGGCGAAATTGATAGAATAAGTGAGATTGTTACAGAATTGCTTTTGTTAGCAAAGCCTCAAAAAACAGATTTTGAAGTTTGTAATTTAAATTCCATTGTAGAAGAAGTAGCAACATTGATGAAATCGGAAGCATTGTATAAAGATGTTGAAATAAATGTTCATCTTTCAAAATCACCTTTCATAATGGGTCATTTTTCTCAATTAAAACAAGTTTTTATCAATATCTTAAAAAATGGAATGGATGCTATTGGAACAAAAGGAATAATTAATATCTCATTAATACAAGAGAATGAAGAATTCGTTGTTGTTAGTTTTGAGGACACAGGTTGTGGGATTAGCAAAGAAAGATTAAAAAGAATCGGAGAACCTTTCTACAGTGTTAAAGAAAAAGGGATTGGATTAGGTATGACTGTTAGCTTTAGAATTGTTGAAGCTCACAAAGGCAAAATTAACATTCAAAGCGAAGTAAATAAAGGAACAACCGTTGCTGTTATGCTACCTATAGAAAAGCACATAACATAA
- a CDS encoding MFS transporter produces MKKHVFLYMKALSDFGTFMDMIVLNVVIYTATGSAAWLAATLAARTLGGVIASLFSGVVADRLDRRKVMIWADILRGIIILLLIPFPTPTVIIIGSFLIGFISSFFHVSFSAEIPQMFGEDKVLETNSLISRLTSISLVLGFIGAGLITDILGYKVTLMIDATTYILSAVVLMKLRWDSAFRKTEELASGVKQKLLSVVKDIKEVYLYLKLLPVLLMFNFVFLIGAFAGSSHNLGIPLLAEQVDPLRQSFYYGMIWGVWGIGSVLATYTLPRLKWLKDDKLFTTAYLSAILMSTGFILFLSSETIVIILSIAFLTGIFDAAYTTLYSTILQKTDNHIRGRIFGVGMLLKSLGFALGFIVAPIIMDIVSMKNMVWILHGTFISASVTALIVTLVWKSKQKNMAAVKTI; encoded by the coding sequence ATGAAAAAACATGTATTTCTATATATGAAGGCACTATCTGACTTTGGAACCTTCATGGATATGATTGTATTAAACGTTGTGATTTATACGGCAACAGGAAGTGCTGCCTGGCTTGCCGCTACATTAGCCGCGAGAACATTAGGTGGTGTGATTGCTAGTTTATTCTCAGGGGTAGTGGCTGACCGTCTAGATAGAAGAAAGGTAATGATATGGGCTGATATTCTCAGAGGAATTATTATTCTGCTATTAATCCCATTTCCAACTCCTACTGTTATTATCATTGGTTCATTCTTGATTGGATTTATTAGTAGCTTTTTCCATGTTAGCTTTAGTGCTGAAATTCCACAGATGTTTGGAGAGGATAAGGTACTTGAAACTAATTCCTTAATCTCAAGATTAACCTCAATAAGTTTAGTACTCGGTTTTATTGGTGCAGGTCTTATTACAGATATTCTCGGCTATAAGGTTACGCTTATGATTGATGCAACAACCTATATATTGTCCGCAGTTGTATTAATGAAACTAAGATGGGATTCAGCTTTTCGTAAGACGGAGGAATTGGCATCAGGTGTTAAACAAAAACTATTAAGCGTTGTAAAAGATATTAAAGAGGTCTATTTGTATCTAAAGCTATTGCCAGTTTTATTAATGTTCAATTTTGTCTTTCTCATCGGTGCGTTTGCAGGAAGTTCACATAACCTTGGAATTCCATTACTAGCCGAGCAAGTTGATCCACTGCGTCAGAGTTTTTATTATGGAATGATTTGGGGAGTATGGGGAATTGGGTCTGTTCTAGCAACCTATACCCTACCAAGATTAAAATGGTTAAAAGATGATAAATTGTTCACAACGGCTTATTTATCTGCTATTTTAATGTCTACTGGATTTATTCTATTTCTATCTAGTGAAACAATCGTCATTATATTGTCCATTGCATTTCTAACAGGGATTTTTGATGCAGCCTATACAACCTTGTATTCTACGATTCTCCAGAAAACTGATAACCATATTCGGGGAAGAATCTTTGGAGTTGGTATGCTTCTTAAATCACTAGGCTTCGCATTAGGTTTTATCGTTGCACCAATTATAATGGATATCGTCTCAATGAAAAATATGGTATGGATTCTACACGGAACTTTTATAAGTGCTAGCGTAACTGCTTTGATTGTAACATTGGTCTGGAAATCAAAACAAAAAAATATGGCTGCGGTCAAAACTATTTAG
- a CDS encoding cytochrome P450 — protein sequence MTNLVKMNGFPLTQYINFRLNPLKWLYETQKQGEIVTINPKHPRPSYVIYDPTAIKEILTTKDAYFEKGNSSRVFKRSLGNGLLTSEGDEHRVQRKMLQPAFHKKKIIGYSEIITRYSLDMLKTWKRGEERRIDQDMMNLTLRIIMKTMFGKDELEHSETVTNAVNIIIEKAAQSLFLPFPILDRIPSAQNRRYQEAMNRMDHLTKDVIDTEAHSNKEREHLLALLLTTKYEDGSSLSEKEIKDQVITFLIAGHETTANVLSWIWYLLSQHPKVERRFHEELDHVLMGKPPTFDHVSQLTYTTQIFHEALRLYPAAWIILREAKNEVQIAGYTFTKGSTFLISPYAIHRHPAYYEEPERFNPDRFDPKNLTSIPNYAYIPFGAGSRGCIGSQFALMESVLIMASIGQYYRLTLSQSNKTVRPEPLLSLRIKNGIKMNILDRT from the coding sequence ATGACAAACTTAGTGAAAATGAATGGATTTCCACTTACTCAATATATTAACTTTCGATTAAACCCACTAAAGTGGTTGTATGAAACCCAAAAACAGGGAGAAATAGTTACAATAAATCCAAAGCATCCTCGACCGTCCTATGTAATCTATGACCCTACAGCAATCAAAGAGATTTTAACAACAAAGGATGCTTATTTTGAAAAAGGAAACTCTTCAAGAGTATTTAAGCGTTCACTAGGAAATGGTTTACTAACGAGTGAAGGAGATGAGCACCGGGTACAGCGAAAAATGTTACAGCCTGCCTTTCATAAAAAGAAAATTATAGGTTATTCGGAAATTATTACACGATACTCCTTGGATATGTTAAAAACCTGGAAGAGGGGGGAAGAAAGAAGAATTGATCAGGATATGATGAATTTAACCTTGCGGATTATTATGAAGACGATGTTTGGAAAAGATGAACTTGAACATTCTGAGACCGTTACAAATGCAGTGAATATCATTATTGAAAAAGCGGCTCAGTCATTGTTCTTGCCTTTTCCTATTCTTGACCGTATACCATCGGCTCAGAATCGCCGCTATCAAGAGGCAATGAATAGGATGGATCACTTAACAAAAGATGTTATTGATACAGAAGCACACAGTAATAAGGAACGGGAGCATCTACTAGCATTATTACTTACGACGAAATATGAGGATGGATCCTCATTATCGGAAAAAGAAATTAAGGATCAAGTGATCACTTTCTTAATTGCGGGACATGAAACAACCGCAAATGTTTTATCTTGGATTTGGTATCTGTTAAGTCAACATCCAAAAGTGGAAAGGCGATTTCATGAGGAACTCGATCATGTATTAATGGGAAAGCCTCCTACCTTTGATCATGTTTCCCAACTTACTTATACAACTCAAATTTTTCATGAAGCTTTACGTCTTTATCCTGCAGCTTGGATTATTCTCCGTGAAGCAAAGAATGAGGTACAAATAGCTGGGTACACATTTACAAAGGGTTCGACCTTTCTAATTAGCCCCTATGCAATTCACCGACATCCCGCCTACTATGAGGAGCCGGAAAGGTTTAATCCAGATCGATTTGATCCAAAAAACTTAACTTCAATTCCTAACTATGCATATATACCTTTTGGAGCAGGTTCAAGAGGTTGTATTGGGAGTCAATTTGCCTTAATGGAGTCAGTATTGATCATGGCCTCAATCGGTCAATATTATAGGCTAACACTTTCACAATCGAATAAGACAGTAAGGCCGGAACCACTTTTGTCGTTACGAATCAAAAATGGAATTAAAATGAACATTTTAGATCGAACTTAA
- a CDS encoding MBL fold metallo-hydrolase: protein MKKTIISFLVMLFLVTLPIGTSTNHKVEAIWFQSPQLEVHFINVGQGDGVLVIMPNGKKMLVDGGPRESGIRIVDYLKKHSIDELDLVVSTHPDADHIGGLIHVLQNIKVKQVLDSGKLHTTETYREYLQIVRRNQIPMEIAKIGQSVELDQRVDVTILNSHNADEENNEASIVMKITLGKVDYLLAADAEGDSEKEMLARQDLEAEIMKVAHHGSVTSTSEEFLNKVDPKIAILSFGAENPYGHPHKEVVQRLKEHDIKIYSTSEYESLVVKTNGRSYKIYSKIDEVGQLKAAHPKQYVGNLAIVELDLKKEKIMIKNNRDHDVLMMGWKIISEVGNQVFQFPPDYVLKAGDTVTVYSTDKKLPHHSDVLWWLEETNIWNDVGDRALLFTPNGGLADYEGKKSS from the coding sequence ATGAAAAAGACGATTATTTCTTTTCTTGTCATGTTATTCCTAGTTACGTTACCAATCGGTACGTCAACCAATCATAAAGTAGAGGCTATATGGTTTCAATCACCACAGCTTGAGGTTCATTTTATAAATGTTGGTCAAGGTGATGGGGTGTTGGTGATCATGCCAAACGGAAAGAAAATGTTGGTTGATGGTGGACCAAGAGAGAGTGGTATTAGGATAGTCGATTATCTTAAAAAACATAGTATTGATGAGCTTGATTTAGTCGTTTCAACTCATCCAGACGCTGATCATATAGGCGGATTAATACATGTTCTTCAAAATATTAAAGTAAAACAGGTGCTTGATAGCGGAAAACTTCATACAACAGAAACGTACCGAGAATATTTGCAAATTGTTAGAAGAAATCAAATACCCATGGAGATTGCTAAAATTGGTCAATCTGTCGAGCTTGATCAGAGAGTGGATGTTACGATCTTAAACAGTCATAATGCTGATGAAGAAAACAATGAAGCGTCAATCGTCATGAAGATCACCTTAGGTAAGGTTGATTACTTATTAGCAGCAGATGCAGAAGGGGATTCTGAGAAAGAAATGCTTGCTAGGCAGGACTTAGAAGCTGAGATCATGAAAGTGGCACACCATGGCTCAGTAACTTCAACATCTGAAGAATTCTTAAACAAAGTAGATCCTAAAATCGCCATTTTATCATTTGGAGCAGAAAATCCTTATGGACATCCTCATAAGGAAGTAGTACAACGCTTAAAGGAACACGATATTAAGATATATTCAACAAGTGAGTATGAATCTCTAGTGGTTAAAACAAATGGAAGATCTTATAAAATTTATTCGAAAATCGACGAAGTTGGACAGCTAAAGGCAGCACATCCAAAGCAATATGTTGGCAACTTAGCAATCGTTGAATTAGATCTAAAAAAGGAAAAAATCATGATTAAGAACAATCGAGATCATGATGTACTGATGATGGGATGGAAAATTATAAGTGAGGTTGGAAATCAAGTTTTTCAATTCCCACCAGACTATGTATTAAAAGCTGGTGACACAGTAACTGTCTATTCTACTGATAAAAAATTGCCTCATCATAGTGATGTTCTTTGGTGGTTAGAGGAAACAAATATTTGGAATGATGTTGGGGATCGTGCTCTACTTTTCACACCAAATGGTGGTCTCGCTGATTATGAAGGCAAAAAAAGCAGTTAG
- a CDS encoding YjcZ family sporulation protein, which yields MSGVGGYGAGFALIVVLFILLIVVGAGGYVGGAGYGGYGY from the coding sequence ATGAGTGGTGTAGGTGGATACGGTGCAGGCTTTGCACTAATCGTTGTCCTATTTATCCTATTAATCGTTGTAGGTGCTGGTGGTTATGTTGGCGGTGCTGGTTACGGTGGTTACGGATACTAA
- a CDS encoding Zn-dependent hydrolase produces the protein MKNLKDELLKDYDMSLNYNGVNGERLAERLDQISRIGLTTDFGSSRLGLSDGEKQAKALVKNWMLEAGLEVVEDGAGNVFGKLAGTLDYQTIMSGSHVDSVPNGGHFDGPLGVLSALEVVEAWKDTNVKPSKSFEVAIFTDEEGARFNGGFTGSGAVTGQLDYDSQFKRTDGDGKTFEQVLEEYGSNAVHFKQAKRDFSDVELFVEVHIEQGKRLEKANLPVGIVSGIAGPSWMELNFYGEAGHAGNTPMDDRKDALVAASEFIYKVEALPGKVSPTAVATVGKLQVKPNGVNVIPGQVTLYVDIRDIHEETRDQLIQLVSDTANEIAIKHKLKVTIDEMLRIKPVPIKKELHLKLEETFKTNNVEPLYVPSGAGHDAMIVGNLVPAAMIFVRSKNGISHNPKEWSSLNDCVRGVHVLKGFVESLMEK, from the coding sequence ATGAAAAATTTAAAAGACGAGCTGTTAAAGGATTATGATATGTCTTTAAATTATAATGGAGTCAATGGTGAAAGACTGGCAGAAAGACTAGATCAGATTTCACGAATAGGATTAACCACTGATTTTGGTTCAAGTCGTCTTGGGTTATCTGATGGAGAGAAGCAAGCAAAAGCTCTTGTGAAGAACTGGATGTTGGAAGCTGGACTTGAGGTTGTTGAAGATGGTGCTGGAAACGTTTTTGGCAAATTAGCAGGTACACTGGATTATCAAACAATAATGTCTGGCTCGCATGTTGACAGTGTACCTAATGGTGGTCATTTTGATGGTCCTCTCGGTGTGTTGTCTGCGCTAGAAGTTGTAGAAGCTTGGAAGGATACTAATGTTAAACCAAGTAAAAGCTTTGAAGTGGCAATTTTCACAGATGAAGAAGGTGCCAGATTTAATGGAGGTTTTACAGGTAGTGGAGCTGTAACGGGTCAATTAGACTATGATTCGCAATTTAAAAGGACAGATGGCGATGGGAAAACATTTGAACAAGTTCTAGAAGAGTATGGAAGCAACGCTGTTCATTTCAAACAAGCTAAGCGTGACTTCTCTGATGTGGAATTATTTGTAGAGGTTCATATTGAACAAGGAAAACGTCTCGAGAAAGCAAATCTTCCAGTTGGGATTGTATCTGGTATAGCGGGGCCTTCCTGGATGGAGTTAAATTTTTATGGTGAGGCTGGTCATGCCGGGAATACCCCAATGGACGATCGTAAGGATGCTTTGGTGGCTGCTAGTGAATTTATTTATAAAGTTGAAGCTCTTCCGGGAAAAGTTAGCCCAACTGCTGTTGCAACAGTGGGTAAGCTGCAAGTAAAGCCAAATGGAGTAAATGTAATTCCTGGGCAAGTAACTTTATACGTAGACATTCGTGATATTCATGAAGAAACTCGTGATCAGCTCATTCAATTAGTCTCTGATACTGCAAATGAAATTGCAATTAAGCATAAACTTAAAGTGACAATCGATGAAATGCTTAGAATTAAACCCGTACCAATCAAAAAAGAATTACATCTAAAGTTAGAGGAAACCTTTAAAACTAATAATGTTGAACCCCTGTATGTACCAAGCGGTGCTGGTCATGATGCGATGATAGTAGGAAACCTAGTTCCTGCTGCAATGATATTTGTTCGAAGCAAGAATGGAATTAGTCATAACCCTAAAGAATGGTCTTCTTTAAATGATTGTGTTAGGGGTGTTCATGTACTAAAGGGATTTGTAGAGAGTTTAATGGAAAAGTAG
- a CDS encoding spore germination protein: MRKFIKPKAINQGKEEPEREQEQKDIPVNDQLSQNIEVLKQKFDKCSDVVFRPLKVGNNNGYIIFIDGLIDKVSIELHAIHQLLSEVTLDSLTAEYLEQNIMSVNQVVESEELGNLVDHILMGKTVLLVDQLNKALVLDAKGGVRRTVSEPETEASVRGPREGFTENLGVNTALVRQKLHSSNLKLVSREIGTQTKTSVIMMYMENLAPPELIEEVLSRLDRIEIDGVLESGYIEELIEDSPWSFFQQIQNTERPDTVVANLLEGRVSILVNGTPFALILPATFWQFIQASEDYYQRYHISIFLRLLRVILLFLALLLPAFYIAVTTYHQEMIPTNLLFSIASSREAIPFPAFVEAMIMEIAFEALREAGIRLPKVIGQAVSILGALVIGQAAVEAGIVSAPMVIVVSLTGIASFTIPRFNMAISIRLLRFPMMILAGLFGLFGIVIGSIILLTHLCNLRSFGVPFFSPLGPLKWSELKDVFVRVPWWDMENRPGDFTKENVTREGNNLKPSPDSN; encoded by the coding sequence ATGCGGAAATTTATAAAACCAAAGGCAATCAATCAAGGTAAAGAAGAACCAGAAAGAGAACAAGAACAAAAGGATATACCAGTAAACGATCAGCTTAGTCAAAATATAGAAGTACTTAAACAGAAATTCGATAAATGCTCAGATGTTGTCTTTCGTCCTTTGAAGGTTGGAAATAACAATGGATATATCATTTTTATAGACGGATTAATTGATAAGGTTAGCATTGAACTACATGCTATACATCAATTACTTTCGGAAGTTACATTGGATTCTCTTACAGCAGAGTATTTAGAACAAAATATAATGTCCGTTAATCAGGTTGTTGAATCCGAAGAGTTAGGAAATTTAGTTGATCATATTTTAATGGGAAAAACAGTATTGTTGGTAGATCAACTTAATAAGGCCTTAGTACTAGATGCTAAAGGCGGTGTAAGAAGAACGGTTTCGGAGCCAGAAACGGAAGCTTCTGTAAGAGGTCCCCGTGAAGGTTTTACTGAGAATCTAGGTGTAAACACTGCTCTTGTAAGACAGAAGCTACACTCATCAAATTTAAAATTAGTTTCTAGAGAAATTGGGACTCAAACTAAAACATCAGTGATTATGATGTACATGGAAAATTTAGCTCCCCCCGAATTAATAGAAGAAGTATTAAGTCGATTAGACAGAATCGAAATTGATGGAGTTTTAGAAAGCGGGTATATTGAAGAACTGATTGAGGATAGTCCGTGGAGTTTTTTTCAGCAAATTCAAAATACAGAACGTCCAGATACGGTAGTTGCTAATCTATTAGAGGGACGAGTCTCCATTCTAGTAAACGGAACACCATTTGCACTCATCCTACCAGCTACCTTCTGGCAGTTCATCCAAGCTAGTGAAGATTATTATCAACGCTATCATATTTCGATATTTTTAAGACTTTTACGGGTTATACTGTTGTTTTTAGCACTATTATTACCAGCGTTCTATATCGCTGTTACAACCTATCATCAAGAGATGATTCCAACTAATTTACTTTTTAGTATTGCATCGAGCAGGGAGGCCATTCCATTTCCCGCTTTTGTGGAGGCGATGATTATGGAAATTGCCTTTGAAGCTCTTCGTGAGGCGGGGATCAGACTTCCGAAGGTAATCGGCCAAGCTGTCAGTATTTTAGGTGCATTAGTAATTGGGCAAGCGGCTGTAGAAGCAGGAATTGTGTCTGCTCCAATGGTTATTGTTGTATCGTTAACAGGGATCGCTTCCTTTACCATTCCAAGATTTAATATGGCAATCTCGATTCGTTTATTACGATTTCCAATGATGATTTTGGCAGGCTTGTTTGGTTTATTTGGAATCGTCATAGGTTCAATTATCTTATTGACGCATCTATGTAACTTGAGATCATTCGGTGTTCCGTTTTTTAGTCCACTTGGTCCTTTAAAATGGAGTGAGTTAAAGGATGTTTTTGTAAGAGTACCATGGTGGGATATGGAAAATCGACCTGGAGATTTTACAAAGGAAAATGTAACAAGAGAGGGAAACAATCTAAAACCTTCTCCAGATTCTAACTAG